One stretch of Lacrimispora sphenoides DNA includes these proteins:
- a CDS encoding MurR/RpiR family transcriptional regulator, with the protein MKSVLVRLREYQKEMSVAETGVVRYLLDTPEQAVKLSVHALAEKGFSSSSTVIRLCHELGFSGYKEMKAALICELAIRQENTREKMEEITENDTLEQIVDKITYKNIASLEDTRNLTDLSALKNCIDLLCQCRTICLFGIGSSLLVARDAYLKFLRINKPCILNDDWHSQLLQARNMNRDDLGLMISYSGRTMEMIECARTIQQVGAKFILITRFAVSPLSEMADYNLYVAANESIFRSGAMGSRISQLNIIDILYTAYANHNSQYSLSQWRKTHISKKNPSYFEPFDEVYNEEEINHGRFK; encoded by the coding sequence ATGAAAAGTGTACTGGTTCGTTTGCGAGAATATCAAAAAGAGATGAGTGTTGCGGAGACCGGCGTCGTACGGTACCTGTTAGACACGCCAGAACAGGCGGTGAAGCTTTCCGTCCACGCTCTGGCAGAAAAAGGGTTTTCTTCCTCTTCCACCGTTATCCGGCTATGTCATGAACTTGGTTTCTCCGGGTACAAGGAAATGAAGGCTGCCCTGATCTGTGAACTGGCCATCCGGCAGGAAAATACCAGGGAAAAAATGGAGGAGATTACAGAGAACGATACTCTGGAACAGATCGTCGACAAAATTACATATAAAAACATCGCCTCCTTAGAGGATACCAGAAATTTAACCGATTTATCCGCCCTTAAAAACTGCATTGACCTCTTATGCCAATGCCGAACCATCTGTTTATTCGGAATCGGTTCTTCCCTTCTGGTGGCCCGGGATGCCTATTTAAAATTCCTCCGGATCAATAAGCCCTGCATCTTAAATGATGACTGGCATTCCCAGCTTTTGCAGGCCCGTAACATGAACCGGGATGATTTAGGACTGATGATCTCCTATTCTGGCAGGACCATGGAGATGATCGAGTGCGCCAGGACCATACAGCAGGTAGGGGCAAAATTTATCCTGATCACCCGTTTTGCCGTATCACCCCTTTCGGAAATGGCGGATTACAACCTTTATGTGGCTGCCAATGAATCCATCTTCAGGAGCGGAGCCATGGGAAGCAGGATCAGCCAGTTAAACATCATTGATATTCTGTATACTGCATACGCCAACCACAACAGCCAATATTCCCTGTCGCAGTGGCGCAAAACGCACATTTCCAAGAAAAATCCGTCGTATTTTGAACCTTTCGACGAAGTGTATAATGAGGAGGAAATCAATCATGGTAGATTTAAGTAA
- a CDS encoding PHP domain-containing protein: MKADFHMHSCFSDGSESIMQIYSLAKEQGLRAAAITDHDTVLGLKEEEKASKKYCIPFIPAAEFTAAENGMKFHVLGYGIDPENPELRRYSISFLEQMNERSRHQILKMQQSGIEIEEKEFFEKAGGGPLYRAKLLGVLADHGLLRREDIMKSLPLYFGKGAPYEEEDRFSYRSFYKICRMIKEAGGNVVLAHPGKIKRKNIQLYDTLLREECLDGVEVYHHDNPEEVRAELLAVAENRHLMVTGGSDYHGIYMKKPALPGAEELPEELAEGLKHLLLSKRANSFDSTFF; this comes from the coding sequence ATGAAAGCGGACTTTCATATGCATTCATGTTTTTCTGACGGAAGTGAAAGTATAATGCAAATTTACTCCCTGGCAAAGGAGCAGGGCCTTAGGGCAGCAGCCATAACGGATCATGATACGGTATTGGGCCTTAAAGAAGAAGAAAAGGCGTCAAAAAAGTATTGTATTCCTTTTATACCGGCTGCAGAGTTTACGGCGGCAGAGAATGGAATGAAATTTCATGTGCTGGGATATGGGATCGATCCGGAGAATCCGGAGCTGCGTAGGTATTCCATCAGCTTTCTGGAACAGATGAATGAACGATCAAGGCATCAGATCTTAAAGATGCAGCAGTCTGGAATAGAGATTGAAGAAAAAGAGTTTTTCGAAAAGGCTGGAGGCGGACCGCTTTACAGGGCAAAGCTATTAGGAGTTCTGGCTGACCATGGACTCCTTAGAAGAGAAGATATTATGAAGAGCCTGCCCCTCTATTTTGGAAAAGGAGCTCCCTATGAGGAAGAGGATCGTTTTTCTTATAGAAGTTTCTATAAGATATGTAGGATGATAAAGGAGGCTGGGGGAAATGTGGTTTTGGCTCACCCCGGGAAAATAAAGAGAAAGAACATACAGCTTTATGATACCCTTTTAAGAGAAGAATGTCTGGATGGTGTTGAAGTGTACCATCATGATAACCCGGAGGAGGTCCGGGCAGAATTATTGGCTGTGGCAGAAAACCGGCATTTAATGGTTACCGGCGGCAGTGATTACCACGGTATTTACATGAAGAAGCCAGCTCTTCCGGGGGCTGAGGAGCTGCCGGAAGAACTAGCGGAAGGATTGAAGCATCTATTATTAAGTAAAAGAGCAAATTCATTTGATTCAACCTTCTTCTAA
- a CDS encoding PAAR-like protein: MANESVKAGVKITHDAAFIGDFKFNFQGNLIGKYIEMKDAGNLEKYEKEVMELMVKHYAFYEQLQKEKEYITRGSILRCSGGNKMITFDILNDHGVEKAGSPLGICTDCKANENIHTFGECKIPTPEGYPERPIVIPTLKSKFPFIMHKCIPMLDGSWSRTKSSKVKVWDESVGRYVDAITTGDFLVCLYGGIIEVVEVPTVNGTRRAGKVTTLNSTGYNMIANMERNLSLIGYDKKTGLIISIPTTSTDVGYGHDYIKNPLPTVPTSMTASKAYELLKKDLSGIGPDGKVDKIKDYIGAIADIDACFTQDHFNALVGLRYNIGSLGVVDGLLPYLENGAYKRSELKKIVNSYYDAIIKKNPANELYRDGWYNRTEKMLDIFFDGNYGYMPIDAVNGKVVL; this comes from the coding sequence ATGGCAAATGAATCGGTAAAGGCTGGAGTTAAAATTACCCACGATGCTGCGTTTATTGGAGATTTTAAGTTTAACTTTCAGGGCAATCTCATTGGTAAATATATTGAAATGAAAGATGCTGGCAACCTGGAGAAGTATGAAAAGGAAGTCATGGAGCTGATGGTTAAACATTATGCATTTTATGAGCAATTACAAAAAGAAAAAGAATATATAACAAGGGGATCGATTCTACGGTGCAGCGGAGGGAATAAAATGATTACATTCGATATCCTGAATGATCACGGGGTGGAAAAGGCTGGTTCCCCCTTAGGAATATGCACTGATTGTAAAGCGAATGAAAACATACATACGTTTGGAGAATGTAAAATACCTACGCCCGAAGGATACCCGGAAAGACCTATTGTGATTCCAACTCTAAAGTCCAAATTCCCGTTTATCATGCATAAATGTATTCCTATGTTAGATGGAAGTTGGAGTAGGACCAAGAGTTCTAAAGTAAAAGTATGGGATGAGTCGGTAGGAAGGTATGTTGATGCCATTACTACAGGAGATTTTTTAGTGTGCCTTTATGGAGGGATAATAGAGGTTGTAGAAGTTCCAACAGTAAATGGAACTAGGAGGGCGGGAAAAGTAACTACTCTCAACTCGACAGGTTATAATATGATAGCTAATATGGAACGAAATTTAAGCCTGATTGGATATGATAAGAAAACCGGATTAATAATAAGCATTCCTACAACATCTACAGATGTTGGTTATGGCCATGACTATATTAAAAACCCTTTACCTACTGTTCCTACATCAATGACTGCGTCTAAAGCTTATGAACTTCTAAAAAAAGATCTTAGTGGCATAGGTCCCGATGGTAAGGTAGACAAGATTAAAGACTACATAGGAGCAATTGCTGATATTGATGCTTGCTTTACACAAGACCACTTCAATGCTTTAGTCGGATTGAGATATAATATAGGGAGTTTAGGCGTAGTTGATGGATTATTGCCATATCTTGAAAATGGCGCATATAAAAGAAGTGAGCTAAAAAAAATAGTAAATTCTTACTATGATGCGATTATTAAAAAAAATCCTGCAAATGAATTATATAGAGATGGATGGTATAATAGAACTGAAAAGATGCTTGATATATTTTTTGACGGCAATTATGGTTATATGCCTATTGATGCTGTGAATGGGAAGGTGGTTTTATAA
- a CDS encoding spore germination protein: MEFSNSLSNNMNYLNTKIDVAGNYDIVYRTFYIGEQEACLYFIEGFTQSDAWQKILDNLLSIPAEDMPPDAHEFSKRFLPYGQVGLVKDDETMIKQLLTGVSCLFVNGYDKCLTVDCRSYPARSVSEPEKDKVLRGSRDGFVETLVFNTALIRRRIRDPKLTIEVMNAGESSHTDIAICYFKGRNDENLLTMIKDRISKLKVDALTMNQESLAECIYPHKWFNPFPKFKYSERPDTAAASILEGNIIILVDNSPSAMILPSSVFDIIEEADDYYFPPVTGTYLRLSRLVISILTLYLTPTWLLFMQNPEMIPSWLQFIRLSEQPQVPLLFQLLILEFAIDGLRLAAVNTPSMLTTPLSVIAGIVLGEYSVKSGWFNSETMLYMAFVTIANYSQSSFELGYAFKFMRLIMLITTALLNFWGFVGGVALSIGAIVFNKTIAGKSYIYPLVPFHLSELKKRFFRGRLPHREK, encoded by the coding sequence ATGGAATTTTCCAACAGCCTTTCCAATAATATGAACTACTTAAACACAAAGATTGATGTAGCCGGAAACTATGACATCGTTTACCGGACCTTTTATATCGGGGAACAGGAAGCCTGCCTTTACTTCATTGAAGGGTTTACCCAGAGTGATGCGTGGCAGAAGATCCTGGACAACTTATTATCCATTCCGGCTGAGGATATGCCGCCGGATGCCCATGAATTTTCCAAAAGGTTTCTCCCTTATGGTCAGGTGGGTCTTGTAAAAGACGATGAAACCATGATCAAACAGCTTTTGACCGGAGTATCCTGTTTGTTCGTTAACGGATACGACAAATGCCTGACCGTGGACTGCCGCAGTTATCCAGCCAGAAGCGTCTCAGAGCCGGAAAAAGACAAAGTTCTAAGAGGATCAAGAGATGGATTTGTGGAAACCCTGGTTTTTAATACCGCTCTTATCCGCCGCAGGATCCGTGATCCCAAGCTTACCATAGAAGTCATGAATGCCGGAGAAAGCTCCCACACGGATATCGCCATCTGCTACTTCAAGGGGCGGAATGATGAAAATCTTTTAACCATGATAAAGGACCGGATCAGCAAGCTTAAAGTCGATGCCCTTACCATGAACCAGGAAAGCCTTGCGGAGTGCATATATCCCCATAAATGGTTTAACCCTTTCCCCAAATTCAAATATTCCGAGCGGCCGGATACTGCCGCTGCTTCCATACTGGAAGGAAACATTATCATCCTGGTGGACAACTCTCCCTCAGCCATGATTTTACCTTCCTCTGTCTTTGATATCATCGAGGAAGCCGATGACTATTATTTTCCTCCTGTGACCGGGACTTACCTTAGGCTGTCCCGCTTGGTCATTTCCATTCTAACCCTGTATTTAACACCTACGTGGCTGCTTTTTATGCAAAATCCGGAAATGATCCCTTCCTGGCTGCAATTTATCCGCTTATCTGAACAGCCCCAGGTTCCCCTGCTTTTTCAGCTCCTGATTCTGGAATTTGCCATTGACGGTCTGAGGCTTGCAGCTGTCAATACTCCCAGTATGCTGACTACTCCCCTCAGTGTGATCGCCGGTATTGTACTGGGTGAATATTCAGTAAAATCCGGCTGGTTTAACAGTGAGACCATGCTTTATATGGCCTTTGTGACTATTGCCAACTATTCCCAGTCAAGCTTTGAGCTGGGTTATGCCTTTAAATTTATGCGTCTGATCATGCTGATCACCACAGCCCTGCTGAATTTCTGGGGATTCGTAGGAGGCGTTGCGCTTTCCATAGGCGCAATTGTGTTTAATAAAACCATAGCCGGAAAAAGTTATATCTATCCCCTGGTTCCATTCCACCTTTCAGAACTGAAAAAACGGTTCTTCCGGGGAAGGCTTCCTCACAGGGAGAAGTAA